A single window of Zea mays cultivar B73 chromosome 10, Zm-B73-REFERENCE-NAM-5.0, whole genome shotgun sequence DNA harbors:
- the LOC103640921 gene encoding polyadenylate-binding protein 3, whose amino-acid sequence MTHFYIMHRTQGTNQIIAYVLLPVERRVKKLTVHPRRMLLYTIYNQTKHGCFAYVEFLEQEAVQEAIQEALNLNESELHGRQIKVAPKRTNVPGMKQRPPRGYNPYHGYPYRSYGAPYFPPYGYGRAPTFRRPMRYRPYF is encoded by the exons ATGACCCATTTCTACATAATGCATAG GACACAAGGAACTAATCAAATCATCGCGTACGTGCTGCTGCCGGTTGAGCGACGGGTGAAGAAATTGACCGTCCATCCACGCCGCATG TTACTATATACCATTTACAACCAAACAAAACATGGCTGTTTTGCTTATGTTGAATTTCTGGAACAAGAAGCTGTCCAGGAAGCTATCCAGGAAGCTCTGAACTTGAATGAATCGGAATTGCATGGTCGACAGATTAAG GTTGCGCCAAAGAGGACTAATGTCCCTGGGATGAAGCAGCGTCCACCACGCGGGTATAATCCCTACCATGGCTACCCTTATAGATCATATGGAGCACCGTACTTCCCCCCATACGGTTATGG GAGGGCTCCTACATTCCGCCGCCCTATGCGCTACAGACCATACTTCTGA